In Pedobacter heparinus DSM 2366, the following are encoded in one genomic region:
- a CDS encoding ABC transporter ATP-binding protein → MSAENILEVQNVSKTYKSAGTALRVLSNIDFSIPRGSTVAITGPSGSGKTTLLGLCAGLDRASAGSVILNKVKLDQLNENELAAIRNNHVGFIFQNFQLMPTLTALENVMVPMELRREKNVTQRAMELLAKVGLSDRAQHYPIQLSGGEQQRVSLARAFSNKPDILFADEPTGNLDGETSEKIQQLLFELNREAGTTLIIVTHDLELAAHTSRIIKLKAGTIQSDLYV, encoded by the coding sequence ATGTCTGCCGAAAACATCCTTGAAGTTCAAAACGTAAGTAAAACCTATAAAAGTGCAGGTACTGCCCTTAGGGTACTCAGCAATATTGATTTTTCTATACCCCGGGGCAGCACGGTAGCCATTACCGGCCCTTCAGGCAGTGGAAAAACAACCTTACTTGGCCTTTGTGCGGGGCTCGACAGGGCAAGCGCCGGCAGCGTAATCTTAAACAAAGTGAAGCTGGACCAATTGAACGAAAACGAACTTGCCGCCATACGCAATAACCATGTAGGCTTCATTTTTCAGAATTTCCAGCTGATGCCCACCCTTACGGCACTCGAAAACGTAATGGTGCCCATGGAACTGAGAAGAGAGAAAAATGTGACGCAGCGGGCCATGGAGCTACTGGCCAAGGTAGGCCTGTCAGACCGTGCCCAACATTATCCCATACAGCTTTCCGGTGGTGAACAGCAACGTGTTTCCCTGGCCAGGGCTTTCTCCAATAAACCCGACATTTTGTTTGCCGATGAACCTACCGGAAATTTAGATGGAGAAACCAGTGAAAAAATACAACAGCTGCTGTTTGAACTGAACCGGGAAGCGGGTACTACCCTGATCATCGTAACGCACGACCTTGAACTGGCTGCCCATACCAGCCGGATCATTAAGCTAAAAGCCGGGACCATTCAATCTGATCTGTATGTCTGA
- a CDS encoding aldo/keto reductase, whose product MQKVYMGDAGPKVSPAVYGFYRWDEVKEADSVLKKVVSLCLELGINTFEHGDRYGNYKCEALFGDLMKEGLFKRDEVVLFTKCGLRLPHPHNPEIRVKHYDTSAAHITKSVESSLRNLRTDYIDIFLLDKLDAISNLEETALTLEKLKDSGKIKSIGVANFSVFQHQLLAAYLTKPIVTNHIELNLLSTQALDNGQLDYIKQRYMRPLAYAPLAEGRIAAGTDVQALKVRAKLEELSIKYKADIESLAVAWLVKLGALPLIGTTNVQRIKNAANAFSIELDHQDWYELYNVSVENTK is encoded by the coding sequence ATGCAAAAAGTATATATGGGCGACGCAGGCCCGAAAGTTTCACCTGCGGTATACGGTTTTTACAGATGGGACGAGGTTAAAGAGGCCGATAGCGTTTTAAAAAAAGTGGTCAGCCTTTGCCTGGAACTGGGCATCAATACCTTTGAACATGGGGATCGCTATGGAAATTACAAATGCGAGGCACTTTTCGGCGATCTGATGAAGGAAGGGCTGTTTAAAAGGGATGAAGTAGTCCTGTTCACAAAATGTGGGTTAAGACTTCCCCATCCGCACAATCCGGAAATCAGGGTTAAGCATTATGACACTTCTGCTGCCCACATCACTAAAAGTGTGGAGTCTTCCTTAAGGAACCTGAGAACAGATTACATCGATATATTTTTGCTCGACAAACTGGATGCCATCTCCAACCTGGAAGAAACAGCCCTGACGCTGGAAAAACTGAAAGATTCCGGAAAGATCAAGAGCATCGGTGTTGCCAATTTTTCGGTATTCCAGCACCAGCTGCTGGCAGCTTACCTAACCAAACCCATTGTAACCAACCACATAGAACTGAACCTGCTCAGCACCCAGGCATTGGACAACGGGCAGCTCGACTATATCAAACAACGTTACATGAGGCCACTGGCATATGCCCCGCTTGCAGAAGGCCGTATAGCAGCCGGTACAGATGTACAGGCCCTTAAAGTACGGGCAAAACTGGAAGAGCTGAGTATAAAATATAAGGCCGATATCGAATCCCTTGCCGTAGCCTGGCTGGTAAAACTAGGGGCATTGCCCTTAATTGGCACTACCAATGTACAAAGGATCAAAAATGCGGCCAATGCTTTTTCCATAGAGCTGGATCATCAGGACTGGTACGAACTGTATAATGTATCGGTAGAAAATACAAAGTAG
- a CDS encoding arylesterase, with translation MSAIILLSMITACGNNQHTAGGQENVKTDGTVQAGTGRPETQHILFFGTSLTAGYGLDPEEAYPAIIQKKIDSLNLPYKVINAGLSGETSAAGKSRIDWLLKQPVDIFVLELGANDGLRGLSVAETSANLQAVIDKVKARYPKVKMVMAGMQMPPNMGASYTADFKALFSKLAQKNNMAYIPFLLEGVGGQARLNQEDGIHPTAEGQKILAENVWARLKPLL, from the coding sequence ATGAGCGCTATCATTTTGCTGAGCATGATAACTGCCTGTGGGAACAATCAGCATACAGCCGGAGGACAGGAAAATGTCAAAACTGATGGCACAGTGCAGGCTGGTACAGGCCGGCCTGAGACACAGCATATCCTTTTTTTTGGTACAAGTTTAACGGCAGGCTACGGGCTTGATCCGGAAGAGGCGTATCCGGCCATCATCCAAAAAAAGATAGACTCGTTAAATTTACCTTATAAAGTGATCAATGCAGGCCTGAGCGGCGAAACATCAGCCGCAGGCAAAAGCAGGATAGACTGGCTGTTAAAGCAGCCGGTTGATATTTTTGTATTGGAACTGGGTGCAAATGATGGCCTGCGGGGCTTATCTGTTGCAGAAACATCGGCCAATCTGCAGGCTGTAATTGATAAGGTAAAGGCCAGGTACCCTAAGGTAAAAATGGTGATGGCCGGTATGCAGATGCCGCCCAATATGGGGGCCAGCTATACTGCTGATTTTAAAGCATTGTTTAGCAAGCTGGCACAAAAGAACAATATGGCGTATATTCCTTTTTTGCTGGAAGGAGTGGGTGGCCAGGCCCGGCTTAACCAGGAAGATGGGATCCATCCGACGGCCGAAGGGCAGAAAATACTGGCAGAAAATGTATGGGCCAGATTAAAACCTTTACTTTAA
- the guaB gene encoding IMP dehydrogenase: MQLDPNKFIAEGLTYDDVLLVPAYSEVLPRDVDTGSFLTKKIRINVPIVSAAMDTVTEAGLAIAIAQAGGIGMLHKNMSIERQAEEVRKVKRSESGMIQDPVTLSANARVADAFQIMKDFKIGGIPVIDADNKLVGIITNRDLRFQKDMQRKVSEVMTRENLITAPEGTTLLQAEEILQDYKIEKLPVIDAQGHLAGLITFKDIQKYKNYPKACKDERGRLRVGAAVGVAADNIDRVAALVQAGVDVVTVDTAHGHSKGVIDMVKAIKERWPDLQVIAGNIATADAALALAAAGADAVKVGIGPGSICTTRIIAGVGVPQLYAVFECAQALIGTGIPVIADGGIKQTGDIVKAIAAGASAIMAGSLFAGVEESPGETIIYEGRKFKSYRGMGSVEAMSQGSKDRYFQDETDVVTKLVPEGIVGRVPYKGTLAEVIYQYVGGLRAGMHYCGAAAIEDLQKAKFVRITAAGMRESHPHDISITKEAPNYSR; the protein is encoded by the coding sequence ATGCAACTCGATCCCAATAAATTTATAGCTGAAGGACTAACTTACGATGACGTATTATTAGTACCTGCCTACTCTGAAGTTCTGCCACGTGATGTGGATACCGGAAGTTTCCTGACCAAAAAAATACGTATTAATGTTCCTATAGTTTCTGCCGCAATGGATACAGTTACTGAAGCGGGCCTGGCCATTGCCATTGCCCAGGCCGGTGGTATTGGCATGTTGCATAAAAATATGAGCATTGAGCGCCAGGCAGAAGAAGTAAGAAAGGTAAAACGTTCGGAAAGCGGTATGATCCAGGATCCTGTTACCCTGAGTGCAAATGCCAGAGTTGCCGATGCTTTCCAGATCATGAAAGATTTTAAGATCGGTGGTATCCCCGTTATTGATGCAGATAATAAACTGGTGGGCATCATTACCAACAGGGACCTGCGGTTCCAGAAAGATATGCAGCGTAAGGTCTCGGAAGTAATGACCAGGGAAAACCTGATCACCGCACCGGAAGGGACTACACTTTTACAGGCCGAAGAGATCTTACAGGATTATAAAATTGAAAAACTCCCGGTTATTGATGCGCAGGGGCACCTGGCCGGACTGATTACTTTTAAAGATATTCAGAAATATAAAAATTACCCTAAAGCCTGTAAGGATGAACGTGGCCGTTTGCGTGTTGGCGCTGCGGTAGGTGTGGCGGCTGATAACATTGACCGCGTTGCGGCACTGGTACAGGCAGGAGTGGATGTGGTAACGGTTGATACTGCCCATGGCCACTCGAAAGGTGTCATTGATATGGTAAAGGCCATTAAAGAAAGATGGCCCGATCTGCAGGTCATTGCAGGTAATATTGCTACTGCAGATGCTGCGCTGGCATTGGCGGCTGCAGGTGCCGATGCGGTTAAAGTGGGCATTGGTCCGGGTTCTATCTGTACTACCCGTATCATCGCAGGTGTGGGTGTGCCTCAACTGTATGCTGTTTTTGAATGTGCCCAGGCTTTGATCGGGACAGGGATTCCGGTTATTGCTGATGGTGGTATTAAGCAGACCGGCGACATTGTGAAAGCCATTGCCGCTGGTGCCAGTGCAATCATGGCTGGTTCATTGTTTGCAGGTGTTGAAGAATCACCAGGTGAAACCATCATCTATGAAGGACGTAAATTTAAATCATACCGTGGTATGGGTTCGGTTGAGGCCATGTCACAAGGATCAAAAGACCGTTATTTTCAGGACGAGACCGATGTGGTGACCAAATTGGTACCGGAAGGGATTGTTGGCAGGGTACCTTATAAAGGAACATTGGCAGAAGTAATTTATCAATATGTAGGTGGCCTGAGGGCTGGAATGCACTATTGCGGTGCAGCTGCCATTGAAGATCTGCAAAAAGCCAAGTTTGTACGCATTACCGCTGCAGGAATGAGGGAAAGCCATCCGCATGATATTTCTATCACTAAAGAAGCGCCTAACTATTCGAGATAA
- a CDS encoding ABC transporter permease — protein sequence MSEHQPGPGRTVDIRWLFKMAWRDSRHNKSRLFLFTSSIVLGIAALVAVYSFRDNLQHDIDEQAKTLTGADLVIEGRRAPDKKTAALLQGLGNERAAERSFPSMVYFVKNQGSRLVQIKALEGNYPFYGEIESSPVSAAKTFRQGGRKALVDKTLLLQFNARTGDSIKVGELSFRIEGILNKAPGQTGISSTVAPIVYIPLKYLQQTGLTETGSRIQFKYYYRYNNPDAVEKIVKQLQPILEKEGLDTETVASKKEDTGRSFKDLNRFLALSGFVALLLGCIGVGSAVHVYIKEKMAAVATLRCLGLKPAEAFLIYLIQIKVIGLIAALAGALLGTLIQFLLPAVLKDFIPVEMTAQLSFPAIGQGILLGVIISVLFALPSLLAVRHISPLNALRLSFEKNGNRRDLLNWAVYLFILLFVMAFTRLQMSSWIQTIAFTAGILIAFVLLFALSKLLMWLVRKLLPPQTGYLWRQGFANLYRPNNQTLMLTISIGLSAAFICTLFFVQGILMNRVRLSSGENQANMVLFDIQNDQQKALVQLVKSHQLPVMNQVPIVTVRIAEINGKTASVLAAADSTDNPDSKKQEPSQRAFKGELRVTFQHTLTAAEKIAAGKWSGTVQKDNIVYVSLEENYARRIHVGIGDKILFNVQGMLIPTVVGSLREVNWSRMQTNFRVVFPKGVLEDAPQFHVLMTRVPSGKTSAAFQNEVLRQFPNVSVIDLGLVLQVLDELLGKIGFVIRFMALFSMATGWIVLLSAVLTSKGQRLRESVLLRTLGASRKQILSITAIEYLFLGIVATGAGMILALAGSWALAKFSFATSFTPSLWPVAAFFTGITLMVVITGVWSSRKVLNQSPLEVLRKEN from the coding sequence ATGTCTGAACACCAACCAGGGCCCGGCAGAACGGTGGATATCCGCTGGTTGTTTAAAATGGCCTGGCGTGACAGCCGCCACAACAAATCGCGCTTATTTCTTTTTACCTCTTCTATTGTACTCGGTATAGCCGCACTGGTAGCCGTATATTCCTTCAGGGATAACCTGCAGCATGATATTGATGAGCAGGCGAAGACATTGACCGGGGCCGACCTGGTCATTGAGGGCCGGAGGGCCCCGGATAAAAAAACTGCAGCCCTCCTGCAGGGTCTGGGCAATGAAAGGGCCGCTGAAAGAAGCTTCCCGTCTATGGTGTATTTTGTAAAAAACCAAGGCAGCCGGCTGGTACAGATCAAGGCCCTGGAAGGCAATTATCCATTTTACGGTGAAATAGAGAGCAGTCCGGTCAGTGCTGCAAAAACGTTCAGGCAAGGTGGAAGAAAGGCACTGGTAGACAAGACCCTGCTGCTCCAGTTTAATGCCCGTACCGGCGATTCCATTAAGGTTGGCGAACTCAGCTTCCGCATCGAGGGGATATTGAACAAAGCCCCGGGCCAAACCGGCATCTCCTCTACAGTAGCACCAATTGTATACATCCCTTTAAAATACCTGCAGCAAACCGGCCTTACAGAAACCGGCAGCCGCATACAGTTTAAATATTATTACCGGTACAACAACCCCGATGCAGTAGAAAAAATAGTAAAACAGCTTCAGCCCATATTGGAAAAAGAGGGACTGGATACGGAAACCGTAGCTTCGAAAAAAGAAGATACCGGCAGATCTTTCAAAGACCTGAACAGGTTCCTGGCCCTTTCCGGTTTTGTTGCCCTGCTGCTGGGCTGCATAGGTGTAGGTAGCGCCGTTCATGTATACATCAAAGAAAAAATGGCTGCTGTAGCCACATTAAGGTGCCTGGGTTTAAAACCCGCTGAGGCTTTCCTCATCTACCTCATCCAGATCAAGGTCATCGGACTTATCGCTGCCCTGGCAGGTGCACTGCTCGGTACCCTGATCCAGTTCCTGCTGCCCGCCGTATTAAAAGATTTCATACCGGTAGAAATGACCGCCCAGCTCTCCTTCCCTGCCATTGGTCAGGGCATTTTATTGGGCGTCATCATTTCTGTACTTTTTGCACTGCCATCGCTGTTGGCTGTAAGACACATTTCACCTTTAAATGCACTGCGCTTATCTTTTGAAAAAAACGGCAACCGGCGCGATCTGCTGAATTGGGCAGTTTACCTGTTCATTTTGTTGTTTGTTATGGCTTTTACACGGCTGCAAATGAGCAGCTGGATACAGACCATTGCTTTTACCGCCGGTATACTCATTGCTTTTGTACTCCTTTTTGCCTTGTCTAAATTATTGATGTGGCTGGTACGTAAACTATTGCCACCACAAACGGGCTACCTTTGGCGCCAGGGTTTTGCCAACCTGTACCGCCCCAATAACCAGACCCTGATGCTCACCATATCCATAGGCCTGTCTGCCGCCTTCATCTGCACCCTGTTTTTTGTACAGGGCATCCTCATGAACCGCGTTCGCCTTTCTTCAGGTGAAAACCAGGCCAATATGGTACTGTTCGACATCCAGAACGACCAGCAGAAAGCCCTTGTGCAGCTGGTAAAATCACATCAGCTGCCCGTCATGAACCAGGTACCTATTGTTACGGTACGTATAGCAGAAATTAACGGCAAAACTGCCTCAGTACTGGCAGCGGCCGACAGTACGGATAACCCGGATTCAAAAAAGCAGGAACCTTCACAACGGGCCTTCAAAGGAGAACTGCGGGTAACCTTTCAGCATACGCTTACTGCTGCCGAAAAAATTGCAGCCGGTAAATGGAGCGGAACTGTACAAAAAGACAATATTGTATATGTATCTCTTGAAGAAAATTATGCCAGGCGCATACATGTCGGCATAGGCGATAAAATCCTCTTTAACGTACAGGGAATGCTCATTCCAACCGTTGTAGGCAGTTTAAGGGAAGTAAACTGGAGCAGGATGCAAACCAACTTCCGCGTGGTCTTTCCAAAAGGTGTACTGGAAGATGCCCCACAGTTCCATGTATTGATGACCCGCGTGCCTTCGGGAAAAACATCCGCAGCTTTTCAAAACGAGGTGCTCCGGCAATTTCCGAATGTCTCGGTCATAGACCTCGGGCTCGTACTGCAGGTACTGGATGAACTGTTGGGTAAAATAGGTTTTGTTATCCGCTTTATGGCCCTGTTCAGTATGGCCACCGGCTGGATCGTACTGCTCTCGGCCGTACTGACCAGCAAAGGGCAGCGCCTGCGCGAAAGTGTTTTGCTGAGGACACTCGGCGCCAGCAGAAAACAGATCCTCAGCATCACCGCCATTGAATATCTCTTTCTGGGTATTGTGGCCACTGGAGCAGGCATGATACTGGCATTGGCCGGCAGCTGGGCCCTCGCCAAATTCAGTTTCGCCACCAGCTTTACGCCATCCCTCTGGCCAGTTGCCGCTTTCTTTACCGGCATCACCCTGATGGTAGTCATTACTGGTGTATGGAGCAGCAGAAAAGTACTGAACCAATCGCCCCTGGAAGTGCTAAGAAAAGAAAACTGA
- a CDS encoding FadR/GntR family transcriptional regulator, translating to MGIEYIKKKSLADEVAARLQEQITLGRYKVDEKLPIEPALMKHFGVGRSTIREAIKILANSGLLRVQQGIGTFVEQVTCSKEPMEQRLKRANVQDLDEVRQLLEMKIAEKAALNRTDADIIAIRGHLENRRKAAAEGLKEACIDADVAFHMAIAEASKNEILADLYKSTSVHLKKWFLQIYPDTRAFEETYVIHEQLLKSIIAGDAKKAWTIAAKIIGHVSQ from the coding sequence ATGGGAATTGAATATATCAAAAAGAAATCGCTGGCGGATGAAGTTGCGGCCAGACTTCAGGAACAAATTACACTGGGCAGGTATAAGGTAGATGAAAAACTACCCATAGAACCAGCGCTGATGAAGCATTTTGGAGTAGGCAGGTCTACGATCAGGGAAGCGATAAAGATCCTGGCAAATTCGGGCTTACTGCGCGTACAGCAGGGTATAGGTACTTTTGTAGAGCAGGTTACCTGCAGTAAGGAGCCGATGGAACAAAGGCTGAAGCGTGCAAATGTGCAGGATCTGGACGAAGTGCGGCAGCTGTTGGAAATGAAAATTGCCGAAAAAGCTGCCCTAAACCGGACAGATGCTGATATCATAGCCATCAGGGGCCATCTGGAAAACCGGAGAAAAGCAGCGGCCGAAGGTTTAAAAGAAGCTTGCATAGATGCTGATGTAGCCTTTCATATGGCCATAGCAGAGGCTTCAAAAAATGAGATCCTGGCCGATCTCTACAAGTCCACTTCCGTACACCTTAAAAAATGGTTTCTTCAGATCTATCCAGATACCCGGGCATTTGAGGAAACGTATGTGATCCACGAACAGCTGTTAAAAAGTATCATTGCCGGCGACGCCAAAAAGGCATGGACAATTGCCGCAAAAATTATCGGTCACGTATCCCAGTAA
- a CDS encoding tetratricopeptide repeat protein, which produces MQNKILPAFLLMFFCSVSLAQEKRERILYIVDSIPIIKEPKDEEQITEADIYNAEVITDEKKINSMGHFFTDKIIMLTTKAYAARPEALKALPRRALMEKKDGAMYVKGAIKPYSGKFIDYYMNGNIKAEGTMLYGLLNGTTTAYYVNGNKRYFMNHQADIGYGPTEDYFINGKLKARGKYRNGEEDGIWQEFYSTGKLKSEINCSLGKKELPKEVLRFYELLGKAETLIKENDYKTLIKKMDEAVLLNAEYADVYFYRGNAKFNLFDFDSAIADFDKAIELEPLYMQALSSRAFARLRKYEFKDSKTLSKTKEVTVMAAKDNVPVPKEDQDKICADLKLGYELGDRKPMIVDVMKRYCSTP; this is translated from the coding sequence ATGCAAAATAAAATCTTACCGGCGTTTCTCCTGATGTTCTTTTGTTCGGTTTCCCTTGCCCAGGAAAAAAGAGAACGGATCCTTTATATTGTAGACAGCATACCGATCATCAAAGAGCCAAAGGATGAAGAACAGATCACTGAAGCGGATATTTACAATGCTGAAGTGATTACGGATGAGAAAAAAATCAATTCAATGGGCCATTTTTTTACGGATAAGATCATTATGCTGACCACTAAAGCTTATGCTGCCCGACCGGAAGCTTTAAAAGCACTTCCCAGGAGAGCGCTGATGGAGAAGAAAGATGGGGCCATGTACGTAAAGGGGGCGATTAAACCTTATTCGGGGAAGTTTATAGACTATTATATGAACGGCAATATAAAGGCCGAGGGCACCATGTTGTATGGACTTTTAAATGGCACCACTACAGCTTATTATGTGAATGGCAATAAAAGATATTTTATGAACCATCAGGCAGATATTGGTTATGGGCCAACCGAGGATTATTTTATCAATGGGAAGCTTAAGGCCAGGGGGAAATACCGGAATGGCGAAGAAGATGGAATATGGCAGGAATTTTATTCGACAGGGAAATTAAAAAGTGAGATCAATTGTAGCCTGGGTAAAAAAGAACTGCCAAAAGAGGTGCTAAGATTTTATGAATTACTGGGCAAGGCTGAAACGCTGATTAAAGAAAACGATTATAAGACCCTGATTAAAAAGATGGATGAAGCGGTATTGTTAAATGCCGAATATGCCGATGTATATTTTTACAGGGGCAATGCGAAGTTTAACCTTTTTGATTTTGACAGTGCCATTGCTGATTTTGATAAGGCAATTGAACTGGAGCCCTTATATATGCAGGCCTTAAGTTCGAGGGCTTTTGCCAGGTTAAGGAAATATGAGTTTAAGGACAGCAAAACCTTAAGCAAAACAAAAGAGGTAACGGTAATGGCGGCCAAGGATAACGTTCCTGTGCCAAAGGAAGACCAGGATAAGATCTGTGCAGATCTAAAACTGGGCTATGAACTGGGCGACAGGAAGCCAATGATTGTTGACGTTATGAAACGGTATTGCAGTACCCCATAA
- a CDS encoding sensor histidine kinase: MRLITLLLLFLAYLNTEAQPIRLDTNLMNNNIGKQVTYFEDQNANLTLNQVMALEKAGKFTQGQQQILNLGNKKSAFWVKIDYLSIGSRHDYLIVDVPNIEHIDLYIPKGADFIHRKTGALRPSAPGVIATNNYIFSLPLLPENTAASTLWLRVKTNNILLLPIKMATSENFMPGTSLKNNLQTIYIGVLLTLFLFNIFLYFSMKDSTYLYYSLYVFSLGLYVVGYLRGYSYLFGDNFKLFINHYPHTFLSISTISCILFSKKFLNLKAISPRAIQICNVLTGLALIMFITSIAGFKSISATLAQYITISFSVILWTLGLMAYKKGHTPAKYYILAWTFIAVTIIATVLSMDGVFDYHDYSFEFVPVGSTIELLLLAFALGDRYRVIINNERKAREENFILVQTQNQRLEEQVADRTLKLSESIVQLKASNAVKNKLFSIIAHDLRSPFNSLVSIFSLKDMDLLSLDELKMLLNENKKSIDTIHNTLNNLLYWAKSQMDGVTTQPSAFDLSILVEELVLVYAPLTQLKGITVELQLPEKLMVYADENQIQLVLRNLIDNAIKFTPATQSIYIKLTKATEHTEICISNNIPDGHELNIEHITDPNAFEATYGTGQEKGVGLGLHLCREYIKSNGSELKVDITGQQVSFSFQLPKAKILNTI; the protein is encoded by the coding sequence ATGCGTTTAATTACCCTCCTTCTCCTTTTTTTAGCCTACCTGAATACCGAAGCACAACCTATCCGCCTCGATACCAATCTTATGAATAACAACATAGGTAAACAGGTAACCTATTTTGAAGATCAGAACGCAAACCTGACGCTGAACCAGGTGATGGCACTTGAAAAGGCCGGAAAATTTACACAGGGCCAGCAACAGATACTCAACCTGGGCAATAAAAAATCGGCATTTTGGGTAAAGATCGATTATTTAAGCATCGGATCCAGACACGATTACCTTATTGTTGATGTGCCAAACATCGAACACATAGATCTTTATATCCCTAAAGGTGCCGACTTTATACATAGAAAAACAGGAGCCCTAAGGCCTTCTGCACCCGGTGTTATAGCCACAAACAATTATATATTCAGTTTACCGCTGCTACCGGAAAATACAGCAGCATCAACCCTTTGGCTCAGGGTAAAAACAAACAATATCCTGCTGCTGCCCATTAAAATGGCCACATCAGAAAACTTCATGCCTGGAACATCCCTGAAAAATAACCTGCAAACCATATATATTGGTGTGCTCCTCACGCTGTTCCTCTTTAATATTTTTCTTTATTTTAGCATGAAAGACAGTACCTACCTGTATTACAGCCTCTACGTTTTTTCACTTGGCTTATATGTAGTGGGTTATTTAAGAGGCTACAGCTATTTATTTGGTGATAATTTTAAGCTGTTTATAAACCATTATCCGCATACTTTTCTCAGTATCTCTACCATCTCCTGCATCCTGTTTTCTAAAAAGTTCCTTAACCTGAAAGCCATATCACCACGTGCAATACAAATATGTAACGTTTTAACCGGCCTCGCCCTCATCATGTTCATCACCAGCATTGCCGGGTTTAAAAGTATATCGGCAACGCTTGCCCAATACATTACCATCAGTTTTTCTGTTATTTTATGGACCTTAGGCCTGATGGCCTATAAAAAAGGCCATACCCCGGCCAAATACTACATACTGGCCTGGACCTTTATTGCTGTAACCATTATTGCAACCGTATTGAGCATGGATGGGGTATTTGATTACCATGATTACAGCTTTGAATTTGTACCTGTAGGTTCGACCATTGAACTGCTGCTCCTGGCCTTTGCACTGGGCGACCGCTACCGTGTCATCATCAATAATGAAAGGAAGGCACGTGAAGAGAATTTCATATTGGTGCAAACACAAAACCAGCGTTTGGAAGAGCAGGTGGCCGACCGCACTTTAAAATTAAGCGAAAGCATTGTACAGCTCAAAGCCTCCAATGCTGTAAAAAACAAACTGTTCTCTATTATTGCGCACGACCTGAGAAGTCCTTTTAACAGTCTGGTCAGCATTTTCTCCTTAAAGGATATGGACCTGCTGAGCCTGGATGAACTTAAAATGCTGCTCAACGAAAACAAAAAAAGCATCGATACCATACACAATACACTCAACAATCTTTTATATTGGGCAAAAAGCCAGATGGACGGGGTAACTACCCAACCTTCGGCATTTGACCTGAGCATACTGGTAGAAGAGCTGGTATTGGTTTATGCCCCCTTAACACAACTCAAAGGGATCACTGTTGAACTGCAGCTTCCTGAAAAACTGATGGTATATGCCGATGAAAACCAGATACAGCTGGTATTGCGTAACCTGATCGACAATGCGATAAAGTTTACACCAGCAACGCAAAGCATCTATATTAAACTCACAAAGGCAACGGAGCATACAGAAATCTGCATCAGCAATAACATTCCCGATGGTCATGAACTGAATATAGAACACATCACAGATCCCAATGCTTTTGAAGCCACCTATGGTACTGGACAGGAAAAGGGGGTTGGCCTGGGCCTGCACCTATGCCGGGAATACATCAAAAGCAATGGGTCTGAACTAAAGGTGGACATTACAGGCCAACAGGTTTCCTTTAGCTTTCAATTGCCCAAGGCCAAAATATTAAACACTATTTAA